The following nucleotide sequence is from uncultured Draconibacterium sp..
AGAAGTTACCGGTGGCGAACAACGTCTGATGGCCATTTTGGCCGACGATAAAATTCAGGAATACCTGAATGTAAAAGAAGGCCACCCGATTCTTCACATCAACCGCAAAATGGAAACCAGCCGCGAGGGCTTTTTTATCTACAGCCAGGTTTATTGCAACAGCGAGAAGTACGCTATTTTTGGAACGTTTTAATTCTACACTTAAATAAAATCCGCTACAGTACTATAGCTCAATCCATGTTTACCGGCGATAGTCCTTTATTCCCAACTCCAGATTTGCAACACCGGCATCCGAGAAAGTATCGGCAATAACCATTGCAGCGCCCAATGCACTTGAATTATCAATTTCTGATATCAGAACTTTTTTACCCGGAAAGCTCTTTTTCAGCAATTCAATAAAGATTGGATTTCGGGCAAAACCTCCTGAAACGTACAAAATTTCAGTTTTATCATTTTCAGGAACAACCAGCTTGATGCTTGTTACACAAAGTGCTGTCAGGTCAATCATCAACTTGGTGTAAGCTTCCTCGTAATTTGCAAAAACACTCAGGTCAACCGCCTTTAAACCTTCCTCAAAACTCCCCTTGCCATTGGAAAAATATACGGATGTGTCTCCGTACTTATTTGAAAGCTCGCGTACTAATTCCTGATTATTTTTAACAGTTTTAAATGAATCTCCGGGAACATCAAAATGTTTGGACAGTTTTTCAACCCAAACCTCGTGGAAATGCCCCATAAATAAACGAGACGATTTCACCTGCTCTTTATTGGGCGTCAGGAAGCACAAACAATCCTGTTCCAGCTCACCGGCCGTTAAAGGCTCCTCGTTGTATGGATTCATATTAATGCACCATGTTCCGGTAGAAACCAGAATAAACTTTGCGGGACTGGCTTTTAAGTAGGGCACCAGCGAAGCTGAACTATCGTGAATACCGGCTCCAACCTTCACCTCTTTTCCAGCCACTTCGGACGAAAAAACTACGTCGTTATTAATTGGTTCCGGCAAAGCAATTTCGTTATCCAATATCCACTGGTGATATTTCATCTGATCGAAATCCCACATAAAGGTATGGCACCCGATCGAGGTCGGCTCCGATACTATTTCGTTTGATAAAGTGTATGATAAATATTGCGGAAGATGCAACACAGATTTTACCTTTTCAAACAGTTGTGGTTTCTCTTGTTTTAACCACAATATTTGAATTCCGGAATTCAGCAACAATCCCAACGCCGGGCTGGCCGTATTTCGGCAAAACTCATTTTTTCCACCGTACTGATTAAAAAGACCCGCTGCAATCGTTTCAGGAATCTCCTTTAAATAGTTGTAAACCGGTGTCAGTCGTTGCCCTTTCTCATCCAAAAACATCAGCGATGCACCGTAAGTTGAAAAGTTTACTCCTTTCAAATCATACTCATTACCGGCAACAATTTCTTCCAGGCTTTTGCTTATCCAAGAAGTGATCAAATCAATGTCGTCACACTCAAATCCGTCATCGTCGCTTATAACCGGAAACTTTTCTTCGTGCTGTTTTACAATCTTAAAATTGCTGTCGAACAACAACACTTTTTTGTTGGTTTTTCCTATGTCGAAAACAGCGATTACTTCAGTCATTTTTTGAAGATAAAAATCCTCCCCTGCCTTATAAATAAGAAACAGAAAAGGATTGAAATTTGAAACTTAACTTATCTTTTTAAGAGCACGTCTTTTTCGTACTGCTGAATTTCACCTATATAATCCATACCGGTTGGAACACCCTCCTGCAAACAGTAGTAATCCCAAACAGCGCTGAATGGCATTGTTTTCAGTTCTTCCAACATGGCCAAACGCTCGAAGTTTTTACCGGCTTCTTCAATGGCTACCAAAGATTTTGTAGGCTCAAGAGCAGCAATAAGGAATGCTTTTTGAGCAGCGCGCGTACCGGTTACATACGCACCAATACGGTTGATAGATGCATCGAAAAAGTCTAACCCTATATTTACACGGTCAAGGAAATTGTTACGCATAATTTCTGAAGCGATCAACTGAACATCTTCGTTTAATGTAACAACATGATCAGAATCCCAACGTACGGGACGGGTAACATGCAGCAATATTTCATCAACAAACTGTAATACGGATGAAATTTTATCTCCTACCTGCTCGGTTGGATGAAAGTGTCCGTTATCCAAACAGATCAGTTTATCATTTTTAATGGCATATCCCAGGTAAAAATCGTGCGAACCAACCGTCATCGACTCCACACCAATACCAAATAATTTACTCTCAACCGCATCTTTCATGTACTCTTTTGGATACTCGGTTGCCATAGCTTCGTCAAGCGATTTTTTTAAATTAGCACGGTATCCATTACGATCAATCGGTGTATCTTTTGATCCGTCAGGAATCCAGGTATTATGCACACAAGGAGAACCCAGTTGTTTCCCTGCTTCGGCAGAAATAGCACGACAACGTTTTACGTGCTCCACCCAAAACCTGCGGTTTTCTTCGTTTTTACTCGACAAGGTAAAACCATCGGCAGCACGGTCGTGAGAAAAACAAGTGGCGTTAAAATCCATACCAATTCCCTGCGCTTTACACCAGTCTATCCAGCTTTGAAAATGTTTTACTTCAATCTCGTCGCGGTCAACTTTCTCTCCCTGAAAATCGCCATAAATAGCATGAAGGTTTAAACGTTGTTTACCGGGGAGCAAAGCCAATACCTTTTCCAGGTCGGTGCGCATTTGCTCAATAGTCGTTGCTTTTCCGGGATAGTTACCGGTCGCCTGAATGCCTCCTGAAAGTTCACCGTCGGCAGTTTCAAAACCACCAACATCATCCGTTTGCCAGCAGTGCAACGAAATATTTACATCTTTCATTTTTGCAATTGCAACATCGGTATCTACACCAATTGCAGCATATTGCTCTTTGGCTATTTCGTAAGCCTTTTTTATTAATTCACTCATCGTTCTTATTTTCTTGATTTTTTTATTCCAGGTAAAACACCTCTTCCAGCGTTACCGACACCGGCGAATTATCCTCATTCGTCTCCATTATATCTTTCATGAAAGCCCACCATTTTTGTACAATTTCGATTTGTCCAAAATCCTGCGAGCCACCATCACCACTCACTTTTTGAAAAGCAAATAAGGTGTTGGTTTCTTCATCTAAAAAAATGGAGTACTCACTCACTCCTGCCTCTTTTAGCAGCTGTTTCAATTCCGGCCATATTTCATGGTGCCGCTTTTTATATTCTTCTTTTTGACCTTCGTTGAGGTACATTTTAAATGCTATCCGTTTCATCTGTTTTTAATTTAGAATGAAGAAAATTCATGTTCGTTTCATTATCCTAAAGCATTTAATTCAGGGTATAACCATTTGGCAATTCCTATTACGATAACCGAAAGCAGAATGGTTCCAATTCCGATTAAAATCATATTGAAAGCTTTTCTTGAAACGCTTCTCCACTCTTTTCTGTAAAATCCCCACAAATTGGCAGTTAGAATAATGGTTGCCATGTGCAGTGTCCACGAACTGGCACCGTTACCGATTTTTGTTTCGCCCATTCCATAGAAAAAGAACTGAAGAAACCAGGTTGATCCGGCAAGTGCGCAAAACAGATAATTTTTAAGTAGCGGTGTTTTCTTATCGACAAAATCGCCACCGGTTTTATTTTTCAGAATCAGTACAACCGACCATATCAGGTTGGTTGTTAAGCCCCCCCAAATGATTACAAAGAAAATAATGTTGTTTTCGAAGAGGTATTTAAACCCACCCGCGGATTCACTAATAAAGGAATAGTTTTGCTCCACAGCCAACGACCGGGCAACTTCGGCCATTTCTTTCCCGGTATCGATTCCAAAACTAAAAAATGCGCTTAAAACACCGGATATAACAGCAATTATTAATCCTTTTACCAGCTTAAACTCTTTATTAACTCCATCTTTGTTTCCGGCCAGATCCTTATCCTTTATTATACCGGCACGTCCGCTAAGAATAATACCTACTACCAGAATAACAATACCCAGCAGCACAATTCTACCACCGGTACTACCAAAAAGGTCGGAGAAAGAAAGTCCTGCAGGAAGTAATTCGGCAACACCGGGAATATTACGTAAGATGGGTAAGCCCAGCGATCCGACTACAGAAGTAATTCCTAATAAAACAGAATTACCCAGCGACATGCCCAAGTAACGAATAGCCAATCCATAGGTTAGTCCGCCAATTCCCCATAGCAAACCCATTATAAACGTATTTCGGATTACGCTTCCCTCGGCTGACTGAAGAATTCCCTGCCAATCGGGGATTGTTAAAACAACGGCCAAATAAGGCATAATTAGCCACGAGAAAATACCACCCACAATCCAGTAGATTTCCCAACGCCATTTATTCACCCAGTTATAAGGCATGTACCAGCTTCCGGATGCCATACCGCCAAGCGAATGAAAAATAATTCCAAGTAGAGCTTGCATATTGATTAGTTTTATGGTTTAAATAAATTGATACATTTTAGTTCAATTAGAGAACCTAAAAATATTTCCATTTTTTAGTGAAAACAATACATAAATTGGCAAATTATTTATATTTTTTGACACTAATTCAATGAACGAGTATTTTAAATATCTTACAACAAGTGAAGAAGATATAAACTGGGGTTTATATTTAAAGGTTGCCGGATTTGCACAAATAAAAGCTAACGCCCAATACCCAACAAAAGAACATCCGTCGGAATACTATTTTGAATGGAAGAGCGGACGAAATCTTCATGAATTTCAGCTGAATTATATTACTGAAGGCGCAGGTATTTTTGAGAATAAACATGGTAGATTCCAGGTTAAACCAGGGAGCTTACTTGTTATTTTCCCCAATGAATGGCACCGCTACCGCCCCATAAAAAAAACTGGCTGGGTAGAAAACTATGTTGGTTTTAACGGACACATTGCCCACCAGCTTCTGAAACATCCTACATTTTCGACGCAACAACCGGTTATACAATGTGGTATACGCGAAGATATCATCGACACTTATTTAAAAATAAGTGATCTGGTTGAAAAAGAGCGACCGGGTTACCAGCAAATCGCATCAGGAATGGTGGTAAAACTGCTGGGATACATTATTTCCTTCGAGAAACGGAAAGGATTCTCGGGCAAACAAATTTCAACAGTAATTGAAGAGGTCCGTTTTTTAATGCGCCAAAATGCTGCACAGGAAATCAATCTGGAAGACCTGGCTCGCCAGCACAATGTTGGTTATTCGTATTTCCGGAAAATGTTTAAGAAATATACGGGTGTTTCGCCCGGCCAGTATCATTTACAGTTGCGAATAATTCGTGCTAAGGAACTGCTTATTTCAACTGATAAAAGTATTAAAGAAATCAGTCTTGAGCTTGGCTTTCAAACCATTCATTATTTCAGTTTAATCTTTAAAAAGAAAGTAGGTATGAATCCTTCTGAATTTCGCAAACGTCTGAATTGATTGGTTGAAAAGCGATTCAAAAACCGGATAATGTTGCTTCATCTGTATCCCTTTAAAAATCCGCAAATATTAATAGTCCTTCTTACGAACAGAACTAAGTTCACGCAGAAAATTGCGATTCAAAAAAAATCGGTTATTTTGTGTTTTTTAAAATATTTAAACATTGGCAGATAATTTTCATCTTAACGTTTCGGAGGTACTCGATCATATTTCTTTAGATTGTGTAATATTTGGGTTTCACGATAATGAATTAAAGGTTTTAATGCTGAAGTTAAAGCATACGAAAACCTATGGTTTGCCCGGAGGTTTTTTGAAGCACGAAGAAACACTTGAGCAGGCCGCCGAGAGAACCTTAAAAGAACGAACCGGGTTGGACAATATTTTTCTGAAACAGTTTAAGGTTTTTAGCGATCCATTGAGGGATAAACCGAAAAAAGACGATCCTGAATTTTTAAAAAACGAACCACCGGAAGTGGTGGCATTTTTTAATCAGCGTTTTATTTCAGTTGGATTTTATGCGTTGGTGGAGTTCTCGAAAGTAAATCCACAGCCCGATGCACTTTCGGAAGCCTGCGAATGGATCAACCCGTTTGCCGATGTAGAGATGTTTCTCGACCACAAAAACATCATCGACCAAGCGCTGAAGACTTTACGCATTCAATTGAATCAGCAACCTATTGGACTAAAATTATTGCCACGAAAATTTACCATGCCGCAACTGCAAAAGTTGTATGAAACCATTTTAGGGCGCGAACTCGACCGTAGAAATTTTCAACGCAAAATTTTATCGTATAAGATCCTGAACAAGTTAAATGAACGGAAAACCGGCGGAGCACATAAAGCGCCGTTTCTTTATGAATTCAAACGCGAGAGCTACAAAAAAGCGCTGGAGGATGGGTTGAGTGGTATTTGGTAAACAACGTTATTTTTGATAGGTTTTATACAAAATGTTTCCTGATGAATAAACGGAAAACCAACCACAATAAAACTAAAAAGAAAATAAAACCAATCGCGATAAATAAAGCTATCGACTGGTTTTCTGTTGCCTGATCAACCGCCTGAAATACCCAGTGCGTTGGAAAAATGCCAAATAAATGGACAAACTTTTCCGGAACAAAAAAAGCTGCAATCGGTATCAACACCAACATATTAAACGCTTTTACATACACCATTCCCTGCATGCGGTTTTGTACTACCGAATTAACAGCTAAAGCATAAACGGGAACCACCAGCGCCGCCAAAAACGAAATCAGCAATATGGACACCACCGACAACTCGCATATTGTTTGAACAAACAACAGAATCACGTTCAGAACAACCGTAAATAAATACGGAATCAGGAAACGGGAAACGATATACTCCTGCTTGCTTAGTGGTACAACACCATACACTTTAGCCACTTCCGACTCTTTTTCGTCGATCAAAACCATGGAATTTATAAAGCAAAATAGCTGTGTGTTTTCAATTACGCCAACTACCAAAAACAAGGAAACATACGGCACAAGAAAAGCGTATTTCTCAAGCAGCGGAGGCACGGCCCAAATTATTAGCGCAAACAGAATTACAGGTAACACTAAAAATGATTTCAGCGATGAGTCACGAAAAATCAACTTAAAATCAGTAAAAGCAAGTTTAAATATCTTCTTCATCTCCATTGCTTTATTGATGAACTATTTTACTTGAAAATCGCCGAAATGCCAGCCAGTAAAAAAGTGGGATAAAAACCACAATCGAACTTATAGCATAAACAAAATTAATTGAAGTGCCGCTAATCGAATAATCAATTAGCTCAACGCTTCCCTGAATGGGGAGAATATATTTCACCACGCCCAACTCCAAAACTCCGAGATATTGAATGAGTGGCAGATTTACAAATACAAGGAACATGGGAATGGAAGTCATCGTAAACTTTAGGATCTCATCTGAAAAAGTAAGCATGTATAATCCCAGCAATGCTGAAAGAACAGAAATAGCAAGCGAGCCAATTGCAAACAGCGCAATATTAAAATCGAATCCTTTTACCGAAAATGCCAGTCCCAGTGAACAAACCACCCCGATGAGAGAAATGGAAACAACTTTCGAAATCAGCAAATGATGCAGGTTGAAGGGCGTTACAAATATTGCCTGCAAAATCTGATGTTTAAGCTCGATATAAATGGCCAATGCAATAAAAAAGTAACCAATTACCGACGGATCATTCAAAACAAGTGCTACCACCAATTTATCCAAACCGTTAATATCGCGCAGAAAATACAGCACGAGGCCGTATATCAACGTAACCGCGAAACTGACCGCGATAATGCTATTCTTTTGCAGCAAAACAAACTGCCATTTTAGTTGTGAGCCAAAACTATTCATGATCAAGCGATTTTCCGGTTACACGTATAAAAACCTCCTCCAAAGTAGCTTCAAGCGTACGAATACGCTTTACCTTATCCTGTTTTATAAAGTCCAGAAATTCCGGATTTACACCCAGATTATTCAGCGGAAATTCTTCCGACTCACCACTTTTCAAATCAACTTTAACAGCTTCTTTACCGTAACTGCTTTTCAGGTTGCGCGGAGTGTCAGTGAGCACGAGTTTTCCATCTACGATAAACGATACGCGGTCGCAGATACCATCGGCCGTTTCCATGCTGTGAGTGGTTACAAAAATGGTTTTTCCACGGTTTTTCAGATCCAGAATGTGCTGTTTTATTTTGTGTGCATTTACCGGATCGAGGCCGGTTGTTGGCTCATCAAAAAACAAAATATCAGGATCGTGCTGAATGGCGCGAATAAAATTCAGGCGCATTTTCATTCCTTTCGAATAAGTCTCTACCGGTTTATCCATGGCATCAAGCAGGTCAACCATTTCAAAAAGTTCGGAACTGGTTTTTTGTTTACCATCCGGGTAAAAAGCAGCAAACAACTCCAGGTTTTCCTTCCCCGTTAATTTTAGGTAATGGTTGGGCAACTCAAAACCAACACCAATCCGCTCGAAATACGAATTGTTCCACTCCGAAAGGTTTTTACCATCAATTTTTACCTGTCCTTTGTAGCCTTCCAGAATTTTGTACAACACTTTCTGTGCGGTACTTTTCCCGGCTCCTGAAGGCCCGAGAAAACCAAATATCTCACCTTTTGTAATCGAAAAGTCAAGACCTTTTAATGTCGGGCCATCATTTCCGGGGTATTGAAACACCAAATTTTCAACCTGTATCATTCGTTTAGTTTTTGTTAAAAGCCGGCTTGGCCAGTTTTATATAATCAGCTACTACCTGCATCAATTCGTTCATTTTCCCAAAATAAACCGGCTGTTGCTTTTCTATACTAACTTTTGGATTGATTACGCCCATCACTTCCAGCTGCTCCTGAATACTGATGCCCAGTTTATACAAAAAGAATCCTTGTGTTTTTACCGGAATATCAGAACGAAACAAGCCCTTTTGCACCTCATATTCCGCCATCTTTTCAAACCCTGTCACAACCTGCGATAGCAATTCGTTGTACAAATGTTTGATGGAAGGTGAATTGAGGTTTTGTGTCAGGTTATGCAAAAAATGACTTTGCAAGGGATTTTCATCATCGAACTGAAATCCATATACATATAAATCAGAAAAATAAGTCCAGAAATCAGAGTAATCCTCTCTTTTTAATGAGGCTGTGTACCGAGACTTTACCGCCACCGATTCACCTACCAAATACATAAACAAATCAAGTTTATCGTTGAAATACTGGTAAATACTGCCTTTGGCAATTCCCAGCTGTTTCACCACCATCGAGATAGAAGCTTCGTCGTAGGTCTTTACAGCAAACTCTCTCAAAAAAGCATCTGTGATCTGCTTTTTCTTTTCTTCTTTTAGTTTTATGAATGTTTCTTTTGGCATAATTATGACTACCTGGTCACAAATGTAAAAATAAACATGACTACCCGGTCAGAAACAGTATAAAATGAATCCATGTTTTACAACAACCTTATGTCATAAACACACAGGTAAAGCCCCTGAAACAATTTCAGGTTAACGACAGAACAAACACAAAAAATAGTATTAACAACAGTTGAACCCAATTCAACCCATTTATCAAGCTGCAATACAGGCAATTAACATCTATACGTAAAGGTTTTAGGATTGAAGTTTTTGTATCACCGCATCTTTATAACTGCGGCTTACCGGAATTTGCTTCTTACCGATTTCGATTATCTCTGAAGTGAATGAGTTGATAGCATTAACGGCCACTATAAATGAGCGATGCACGCGCAGAAAATCCTGCTGAGGCAATTTGGCTTCGATGCTTGAAATGGTTTCGCGGGTTACAACTGTTTTATCAACCAGGTGTATCTTAATATAATCGGCAAGACTTTCGATGAAGAGGATCTCCGGGAAATTTATTTTTATCATTTTCCGGTCGGAGCGCACAAATACCGATTCGCTTTTCTCGGGCTCAATCCGTGCCGGCTCGTCAAAATCCACTTGCTGATTCTCGCTCAGGTATTTATTAATACTTTGCATCAGGCGACCAAACGAAATGGGTTTCAGCAAATAATCCACCGCTTGCAAATCAAAACCATCAACAGCATACTCGCGATAGGCAGTGGTAAAAATCACTTTTACCGAATTATTAATGGATTTGGCGAATGATAAACCCGAAATCTCCGGCATATTTATATCGAGAAAAACCAAATCGATAGGCTGACTACTGATTACATTAAATGCCTCGATAGCATTTTTACATAACGCAACCACTTCAACGGTTTCGATCTTCCGGAGATGGCTCTCCAGAATTTCGCGTGCCATGGGCTCGTCATCGACTATAATACATCGTATTTTACTCATCTTCCCGTTCTGATTGTTTTGTTTTTGTCAGGTCGCAAATTACAAGTTTTGCGTTGTACCAGTTCTCCTTTATTTCGTTTGTAAGCTCATAATTATTAGGGTAATTTAAATCCAGTCGTTTCCGGATATTCAACAGCCCAAGCCCGCCATTTTTATATTCGTTATCCTCTTGAATAAATGAATTTCCTATCACAAATTCCAGGCAATCATTGACAACCCGAACTTCAATTTTTATCCTCAAAAATCCATCCACTAAGTTACCATGTTTAAAGGCATTTTCAACAAAAGGGATTAACAACATGGGCGCCACCTGAATTTCATCATTAATTTCAGATGCACTAAAATCAACTTTCAACGTATCCTGAAAACGCACTTTTTCCAATTCAATGTATTCCTGAATATGAAGCACTTCCTCTTTTAAACTTACCAGTGGTTTATTTACCTGGTACAAAATATAATCCAGCAAATTCGAAAGTTTCAGGATAATATCGGGCGTTTGTTTCGACTGCTTCAGGGCAAAACCATATATTGTATTTAAGGTATTAAATAGAAAATGCGGATGGATCTGGCGTTTTAAATAGTGCAACTCCTGCTCTTTTAACTGAAGTTGCGTTTCCAGAATTTTGTTCTGTAACTCTTTGTTTGCAGTAGCTGTTTTAAAGCTCTGATTTAGAATGCTCACAAAACTAATTACGCCAACAACAATTATAACCAGCAGCAGAACAAAAAAGAAATTCTTGCTCATTGGCGGCATCTCATTCAGGTTAAATTTGAGCACAAGAATAAGACAGGTATAAATAAGCAAGGAAATAACGTAGGAAATATACACGATTGTATAAAAGCTGTATAGGGCAAACTTCCAGTAACGTTTAGCCAGCAGATACCGCGGAATAAGACGGTAATTCACAAAATAAGTAACGCCAATGGTTAGCGGCAACAACCCACTTGAAAACCACAGCGCATAATCTACCTTATCAGAATTGTAGCTAAAAAAATAGAAAAAGAAAAACCAAACCGCCACCCAAAACAGGGCATGGAAAAGGATCGTTTTAAAGTTTATTTTTTTCAAAAGGTTCATTAATACAATACTACTGATTTTTCATGAACCGGCATTTTTTTAGCGACGAATTGCGGGTTTTATTCGCTTTGTTGCATTTATAATATTTCATTTTCGGTTTATAAACGTAATTTTGAAAAAACACGTACAGAATCGTCCATCTGTCGCAATAAATTAAATACAATCAATTTCCGACTTACATTTGATTAGTATTTATTTAAAAACAAAAATTATGAATGGATTAATAAGCAAACTTAACGATGGCGGCCCTGCTTTTACCTACATTATTGTACTTACATTTTTGGTACTAATCGCGCTTTTTGTACGTGGGATTTTAAGTAAAGGCGACAAGTACAAAACCATTGAACTGATGAAATCGATAAGCTGGTTTGCCGTAGCCTGGGGATTTTTGGGGCGTACTTTCGGACTGATAATGATCTTCGATAAAGTTCAGGCCATGGGCGATGTAGCACCAAGTGTTTTTGCCGATGGATTAAAAATAGCATTGGTTGCTCCTTTGTGCGGAATTCTTGTTTTTGCGTTAACACGATTAGGAATTGTTGTACTTATCGGTATTCAGAAAAACTTTAAACCCAAGGAACAACTATAGACCTGGGCATTACTCAATTGCTTACACGAAGTTAGCGAGTTGAAACAATTGCAAAAAATCTGCCCCCGAACATTAATTAGCGTTTAACAAGAATTTAAAAAAACATATGAAAAACGGACGAAGAATAGCCGTCGCAATTCTACTCACTATTTGTTTTCAACTATTGGTACATGCTCAGCCAAACTCAAACATCCAGTTCCTCAAAAAGGTAGGTGTACCTGACAGTATTTACTCCAATGTATTAGACGAATCGAGGGAGATTTATATTCAAATCCCCGAAAGTTATAATCCTGAGAAAAACCAGAAATACCCCGTTGTTTTTATTTTAGATGGAGAAGTATTTCTTCCAACAGTTAGTGATGTTCACGACTATTATAGTGGAGGTTTTATGCCCGAGATGGTTCTTGTAGGAATATCAAATGCAAATAACAGGATCAGAGACTTAACCACATCAAGCATAGAAACTAAATATGGAATGCCCTTTAACGAAAAAAACGGCGAGGCACATAACTTCATCACTTTCATTGAAAATGAACTTATTCCATATATTGAAAAAAAGTATCCTGTGACAAACTACAGAACGTTAATCGGACATTCGTACGGAGGTTTGTTTTCCATTTATACGCTACTGCATTACCCTCATTTATTTGCCAACTACCTGGCTATTGATCCCAGTCTTGATTGGGACGACCAAAAGTTGGTAAAAGAAACAGAA
It contains:
- a CDS encoding FGGY family carbohydrate kinase, with the protein product MTEVIAVFDIGKTNKKVLLFDSNFKIVKQHEEKFPVISDDDGFECDDIDLITSWISKSLEEIVAGNEYDLKGVNFSTYGASLMFLDEKGQRLTPVYNYLKEIPETIAAGLFNQYGGKNEFCRNTASPALGLLLNSGIQILWLKQEKPQLFEKVKSVLHLPQYLSYTLSNEIVSEPTSIGCHTFMWDFDQMKYHQWILDNEIALPEPINNDVVFSSEVAGKEVKVGAGIHDSSASLVPYLKASPAKFILVSTGTWCINMNPYNEEPLTAGELEQDCLCFLTPNKEQVKSSRLFMGHFHEVWVEKLSKHFDVPGDSFKTVKNNQELVRELSNKYGDTSVYFSNGKGSFEEGLKAVDLSVFANYEEAYTKLMIDLTALCVTSIKLVVPENDKTEILYVSGGFARNPIFIELLKKSFPGKKVLISEIDNSSALGAAMVIADTFSDAGVANLELGIKDYRR
- a CDS encoding L-rhamnose isomerase — protein: MSELIKKAYEIAKEQYAAIGVDTDVAIAKMKDVNISLHCWQTDDVGGFETADGELSGGIQATGNYPGKATTIEQMRTDLEKVLALLPGKQRLNLHAIYGDFQGEKVDRDEIEVKHFQSWIDWCKAQGIGMDFNATCFSHDRAADGFTLSSKNEENRRFWVEHVKRCRAISAEAGKQLGSPCVHNTWIPDGSKDTPIDRNGYRANLKKSLDEAMATEYPKEYMKDAVESKLFGIGVESMTVGSHDFYLGYAIKNDKLICLDNGHFHPTEQVGDKISSVLQFVDEILLHVTRPVRWDSDHVVTLNEDVQLIASEIMRNNFLDRVNIGLDFFDASINRIGAYVTGTRAAQKAFLIAALEPTKSLVAIEEAGKNFERLAMLEELKTMPFSAVWDYYCLQEGVPTGMDYIGEIQQYEKDVLLKR
- the rhaM gene encoding L-rhamnose mutarotase, with the protein product MKRIAFKMYLNEGQKEEYKKRHHEIWPELKQLLKEAGVSEYSIFLDEETNTLFAFQKVSGDGGSQDFGQIEIVQKWWAFMKDIMETNEDNSPVSVTLEEVFYLE
- a CDS encoding L-rhamnose/proton symporter RhaT; translation: MQALLGIIFHSLGGMASGSWYMPYNWVNKWRWEIYWIVGGIFSWLIMPYLAVVLTIPDWQGILQSAEGSVIRNTFIMGLLWGIGGLTYGLAIRYLGMSLGNSVLLGITSVVGSLGLPILRNIPGVAELLPAGLSFSDLFGSTGGRIVLLGIVILVVGIILSGRAGIIKDKDLAGNKDGVNKEFKLVKGLIIAVISGVLSAFFSFGIDTGKEMAEVARSLAVEQNYSFISESAGGFKYLFENNIIFFVIIWGGLTTNLIWSVVLILKNKTGGDFVDKKTPLLKNYLFCALAGSTWFLQFFFYGMGETKIGNGASSWTLHMATIILTANLWGFYRKEWRSVSRKAFNMILIGIGTILLSVIVIGIAKWLYPELNALG
- a CDS encoding AraC family transcriptional regulator, whose amino-acid sequence is MNEYFKYLTTSEEDINWGLYLKVAGFAQIKANAQYPTKEHPSEYYFEWKSGRNLHEFQLNYITEGAGIFENKHGRFQVKPGSLLVIFPNEWHRYRPIKKTGWVENYVGFNGHIAHQLLKHPTFSTQQPVIQCGIREDIIDTYLKISDLVEKERPGYQQIASGMVVKLLGYIISFEKRKGFSGKQISTVIEEVRFLMRQNAAQEINLEDLARQHNVGYSYFRKMFKKYTGVSPGQYHLQLRIIRAKELLISTDKSIKEISLELGFQTIHYFSLIFKKKVGMNPSEFRKRLN
- a CDS encoding NUDIX domain-containing protein; translated protein: MADNFHLNVSEVLDHISLDCVIFGFHDNELKVLMLKLKHTKTYGLPGGFLKHEETLEQAAERTLKERTGLDNIFLKQFKVFSDPLRDKPKKDDPEFLKNEPPEVVAFFNQRFISVGFYALVEFSKVNPQPDALSEACEWINPFADVEMFLDHKNIIDQALKTLRIQLNQQPIGLKLLPRKFTMPQLQKLYETILGRELDRRNFQRKILSYKILNKLNERKTGGAHKAPFLYEFKRESYKKALEDGLSGIW
- a CDS encoding ABC transporter ATP-binding protein, giving the protein MIQVENLVFQYPGNDGPTLKGLDFSITKGEIFGFLGPSGAGKSTAQKVLYKILEGYKGQVKIDGKNLSEWNNSYFERIGVGFELPNHYLKLTGKENLELFAAFYPDGKQKTSSELFEMVDLLDAMDKPVETYSKGMKMRLNFIRAIQHDPDILFFDEPTTGLDPVNAHKIKQHILDLKNRGKTIFVTTHSMETADGICDRVSFIVDGKLVLTDTPRNLKSSYGKEAVKVDLKSGESEEFPLNNLGVNPEFLDFIKQDKVKRIRTLEATLEEVFIRVTGKSLDHE
- a CDS encoding TetR/AcrR family transcriptional regulator: MPKETFIKLKEEKKKQITDAFLREFAVKTYDEASISMVVKQLGIAKGSIYQYFNDKLDLFMYLVGESVAVKSRYTASLKREDYSDFWTYFSDLYVYGFQFDDENPLQSHFLHNLTQNLNSPSIKHLYNELLSQVVTGFEKMAEYEVQKGLFRSDIPVKTQGFFLYKLGISIQEQLEVMGVINPKVSIEKQQPVYFGKMNELMQVVADYIKLAKPAFNKN
- a CDS encoding LytTR family DNA-binding domain-containing protein produces the protein MSKIRCIIVDDEPMAREILESHLRKIETVEVVALCKNAIEAFNVISSQPIDLVFLDINMPEISGLSFAKSINNSVKVIFTTAYREYAVDGFDLQAVDYLLKPISFGRLMQSINKYLSENQQVDFDEPARIEPEKSESVFVRSDRKMIKINFPEILFIESLADYIKIHLVDKTVVTRETISSIEAKLPQQDFLRVHRSFIVAVNAINSFTSEIIEIGKKQIPVSRSYKDAVIQKLQS